CGCAAATCCGTcggatatatttatatttttaaattaacttattataaagaaatatatttaatatcaattttagtgtatataatttttatttgttgaaatttgtttgatgatattgtacaaatcatatattaatgaagtatttttgtttatttatttaaaatgcaacatcaatattaatagtttaattttaaacattagttttatatgaattaatgaaaaaaattattagattctttgtttagaaatttttattctCGAAATGTTTTTAtgtgaataaattaattttttttttatattttaaaatattatttatttaatatattatatttcagtttactgtttttatttttactaaaatatcaaacataaaatgttacaaccaataaaatattatttattttgttttatctaaaaatttaatttgataatttaaaaagaattaagctataatatttaatttcaaaattagttactgaaatatataaaatatgatctatattaaatatgataaacagTCGAATGATAATTACCTAATGACaatattttatcttttcttagaaatgttattgtttagatgcatatttttttgttagaagAATATTATATATGAGTAATTTTAGGATGTTTAGTTAAATTTCTAATGAATGGTCTAACATAGACTTGtgtatggtagataaaaaatatgactctattttaatagagtagatgcGGATTATAACTTGGAATTATCGAGGCGATAGttggataaaaaattatttatggtaaataTGGTATAAACATAAACCAAATTTCTTGTCAGAACTAATCTTTCAGTCTCTAGCTTCTGTTTAGAAGAAAGTAATGTTTATTGTCGATATCAATGTTAAGATAGTGTATAAGCACTCGAGCTGTTTGTATTGAGCAGGGGAATATTTAAAGGTGATGGAAAGTACAAGTGCAAaggtaaaatgaaaaatatacaaaagaacAGACTATCTTGTTTAGAACAGTTCTAATGGGGATATCCTTAAAAGAGTATATCATCTATATTACAGCCTAGGCTGTTATGAGCCAAGGCTACATAATCACTCTTAACAGCTGCTTGTGATGAAAACAGAAGAACTAATGCAGTATAGGCTGTTCTGTGCCAAGGCTACATAATCACTCTTAACAGCTGCTTGTGAAGAAGACAGAAGAATAAGAAACTTTGTCAAGTTGCTTTGACAAAAAAAGGACAGAAGAAAGAAGGTATGTCAAGTTGCTTAGAATCATACACGTTTGTTAAAGCAAGAGCTTCGGGTAACTCAGGATTGAAAAGGATTAGTAATGCATCAAATGCATTGGTTACTTGAACTTCTCCTATAAAACATAAGCATGAGAtaagaagaaaaacattaaataagtacgttattttaattaacattaaatCCAAAGCTTTCGGTTATGGTTGTTCAAACCTTTGTAAAACTCAATTTTCGCAAACCAGATCAAGCACACCATATTAGGATCTTTTGTTTGTTGGAGATGATCGTCAAGCTGTTCAGCATACTTTCCCCACAAACAACAGGCAATGCTTTGACCACTGAAATAATTAGTCATTCAGTCCATAAGCAATCACATATTATATAAAGAGTGTATATATCAATTTGTTATATTAACTCACCTGCTGTCCAGTAAGCGGAATTCAACTTTCTTCTTATCCTTGCCAGAAACTTGGACAGTTTGAATGTCACGAAGACTGGTCACTTGACCAATGACATCTGAAAAAATAACATGCTAAACAAAATTAACTTTATCACCTTAAATAATACAACAAATTATGATTGATACACTAACCAATTAGAAAATGAGTTTTGAGGGTTCCATTTCCAATCTCTTCAAAACCGGCAAAACTGAAGAACTTATCATCACACACAAGGgaactttttgatattttcgtGTCCTCAATGATGGACATCTTGTATGTATGGTTCGTTGTACGATACTGTCCCGTTGCATTAGACAACGAAAATACATCTATCATATGCCATTCACCAAGACCCAGGTCACGTTGCGTACGTTGAATGTAAGTTCTCTTGCACGTATAGTGGATTTTATCACcctgaaacaaaaaatagatgatAATCTTAGTACATAGAtgaatatgattacaaaaaaacaaataaccaCAAATCATCTCACAGTCTCATCAGCGAAGATCAACTCAAGACTATCTCCTCCATATATGGTTTTCTGTCTCCACGAATGAACCAACTTAACTTGAATGTGCCACCCTTGTTTGTATGGCTTGATGGCCTTAAGCAAAGAAACACTCTTATTAGTTGACATGGCTGCAGAAAATTGAAGGTGCTGTCGAAGTATGATTCTTAGCGTAGTTATTTATAGATGGTTAAATAGTTAGGGTATTGTAGAGAGTATATTCTGTGAAATCTTAAACTAATAGACACTAAATAGTACCATTTTATGTATTAGTTGTTATAGAAAATATGGTAGATTTGTTGAGTAGTTAACGGCAACAGCAATTAGTGAATTCTAACAAATATGTTTGATACATATCGTTAGAATATTAGATGTTGCAAGTCTCAAGCAAGAAATCTAGAAAAACCGTATCTGTTGAGATATTTTGCTCCTATATACTTGCTTTTCAAGTTAAAAGATATTACaactaatttgattttattattatacttgcttttcaagaaaaatatatttttgacttTGATCACAAATTTTGTAGGTGTTTCAAAACTGTCGATTGGTATaggtttatttataaaaaaaaattcgaattttaTCACAAATGTTATAGATGGTTTGAAATCTAGTATGGGTAAGGATATAGATATGTTTAAGGTTGGTTTAACTTGTTAACCGGCAGTATAGTCAcatcaaaccaaaagaaaaaatataatttggatCAAAATTACAATTGATATGGATTTATAATGAAGgcaaaattaattttgcattcgATCATACAACTTGTAGGTGGTTTGAAAATTAGTATGGGTAAGGATTAAGATATGTTAATGTTGGTAAAACTGATTAACCGCGGTATAGTCacaccaaaaccaaaatataaaaggttattctaatcaaaccatatAGCAAACATCACGTCCTTAACCGGCAGTATATAAGataattccatcaaaagatcgGAAGGGTAGGTGGTTATGTAAACCATATTTAAAGGGGTACTGTTTCATATTGCGTGTATTATGTAGTCATATTAATAATGGTAAGAATAGTTGATATTCTAGTAATAGGTTCAATAAgtctaattttaaaaaaaaaaatcacacatgaaaagaagttgtgacttcttttttaatagagaagatatcTTCCActgttcactacaagaaaacgtaaccttaacgaggaaatttaacgaggaaaacgaatcctcgtaaaaaaacgttgattttgcgaggaaagtacgtggaaaaagaaaagcatcgttatttcgtcgtaagatAACGACAAAAcatattcgtcgtaaagacgatgtaaattgacgtggcttttacgaggaaaaactatttcctcgtaaaagccacgtaaatTTCGCGAGTTCTTTACGATGAAATATTTTACGtgtacttaacgaggaaattttgaatccaccaacttggtaggtggctcacgtttttttttggccatccaattaattttcgtcgtaatttcatagtaaaattacaactaccagattcgaaattttctataaatatggatgtttgaacatcattttaaacacaccaacaacaaaaaacgtgaaagaaaaaaaaatggctggctctgggactatttacgagttgcggaattggatgtatatgcatagagatgctaacgggagagtgacgaaagaataccttgcggggctggagacatttatgcaccaagcagattcaacaccgctcgcccaagaaagtggtaagatgttctgtccttgtcggaaatgcaacaattcgaaattggcaaaccgtgaaaatgtttggaagcatttaataaatagaggtttcacgccaaattactatatctggtttcaacatggggaaggttataattatgatcagaatgaagctagtagtagtaatagcaattttcaggaagaaccggttaatcatcatttgcataatgaacatagttaccatcaggaggagatggtagattatgatagggttcatgatatggtagctgatgcattcgtagctcatgatgaagatgaagaacctaatatagatgcaaaaaagttttacggaatgttaaacgcggcgaatcaaccactttacagtggttgtagagaaggtctctctaaattgtcgttggctgctagaatgatgaatattaaaactgatcacaatctacctgaaagttgcatgaacgaatgggcggacttgtttaaagagtatttgccggaagacaatgtgtctgctgattcttattatgagattcagaaattagtttatagtcttgggttgccttcggagatgatagatgtctgcatcgacaactgcatgatctattggggagatgatgagaagctagaagtatgtcgattctgcaagaagccacgattcaagccgcaaggacggggacgtaatagggtaccgtaccaaaggatgtggtacctaccaattacagacagattgaaaagattgtatcaatcagagcagactgctgcaaagatgagatggcatgccgagcatactcagacggatggtgagatgactcatccatcagatgcaagagcctggaaacatttcaacaaagtacatccggattttgctagcaatagccggaatgtgtatctcggattatgcacagatggatttagtccgttcggaatgtcagggagacaatattcattgtggccagtctttcttacgccatacaacctgccaccggagatgtgcatgcaacgggagttgctattcttgacgatattgatacctggtccgaaccatccaaaaaggtccctggatgttttcctacaaccactgataaaagagttgaaggatttgtggtcaacaggggtgaggacgtacgactgttcaacgaagacgaattttacgatgcgagctatgcttttgtggaccataagtgactttcctgcatatgggatgttgtctggatggactacacatgggagattagcttgtccatattgtaatggaacgacagatgcgtttcaactgaagaatggtaggaagacaagttggtttgattgtcatcgtcgatttcttcccattggccatccttaccgaagaaacaagaatttgtttaggcacaaaagggttgtgagagacactcctccaccatatctaactggagaacaaattgaagcacaaatcgactactacggagctaacgaaacagttcgttggggtggtaattggcatgtccctcgtaatatgcctgattcttacggtgttcatcacaactggcacaagaagagtatattttgggagttgccatattggaaggatcttcttctgcgccacaacctcgatgtgatgcatatagagaagaatttctttgagaacatcatgaatacaatattgaatgtcccagggaagacaaaagacaacataaaatcgaggttggacttgccggatatttgctcaagaagcgagttacatattaaaagcaatggacaagttcccgttccgatattcagactgtcttcagaaaaaaagtcggtgttgttcaactgggtggcatcagaagtgaagttccccgatgggtatgtttcaaatctctctagatgtgttgaaaagggtcaaaagttctctgggatgaagagtcatgattgtcatgtctttatgcaacgactactgccctttgcatttgcggagctacttccaacaaacgtacatgaagcacttgcaggttcgtagtgttttatatcacaataattttataacggtctagtttgcaaaataatatacgactaacaatgtgtttaattgtttttggaatataaaaggcattggagcatttttcagggatctgagcacacgcactcttaaagaagaagttgtggaacagcttcaggagaacattcccatcttattgtgcaacttggagaagatatttcctcctggattttttgacgtcatggagcatctagctgtccacctcccatatgaagcattgcttcgtggacctgtacattacggatggatgtatcagtatgagcgagccatgaaatatttgaagggaaaagcaaagaacctcgccaaagttgaaggttctataattgctggaagtttgacggaagaagtttctcacttcacatcgtactactttgcgtcaaaagtacgtacccgtagaagagctccaagaagatatgatgatggtggagttgcgccaacatatgcagttgctggtgttccagacatctttagccagattggacgactcggtgggaagtctaaagaggtttggtggtcgagtgaacaagacgctcatagtgcacacacctatattctactcaattgcgaggatccattgatgcgttattttgaaaggtaacatatatggacacttcaaaacacatataattaattatataattgcaagagattcattcctatgaaatgtgattaattttacagcctatttgtttctcaagtcgaagaaacatttcctggtatatccacaagtgacgtagacaaaaggaaagatcagcacttcattaagtggttgcggaatcaggtattataactcaaactattttttcatacatgatttgtattttaatgttctctttatttttgcaggttgattatgacgacgatgcagattatcctaagtggttacacgaagtaattcaatctccacttgtaaaggtcaccacatcacagatgtatttcacacgaggctacacttttcacacatatgagtatggtagacagcgggcgaccagtaactatggaatatgtgtgaaaggggaaacagatttctacgggatcttgacggagattattgaagtcgaatttccagggatactgaagctgaaatgcgtcatcttcaaatgtgaatggttcgaccccgtcgtcaacagaggtgttcggtctaacaaatttggtgtagttgatgtcaacggtggacgtcggtacaacaaattcgagcctttcatcttagcttcacaagcagaccaagttagcttccttccataccctcggatgagagattcgggtataaattggttagcagtgatcaaagttacacctcgaggacgaatcatcagtggagaagaaccaccattgcaagaagaacagataaatgaagtcgaggaacctgaacaagaaattgatgacatccttctcattgatccgcataatcacgaatacgaagatcttaccgatgatgccacagacgaagctgtagaagacgagtttaatgaaaatgatgatatttctagtgatgacgagaatgtcgatgtatccgattgatgtatttgattttgtgtagtttgttttatgaataaggtaatgtgagagtttgttttatgaataaggtaatgtgggagtttgttttatgaataagaaattgtgggagtttgttttataaataagtaaatgtgggaattgtggtttggaatggaaataaagatggggtttggaatatatgaagtagaagataaggaatatggggttttggggtttggggtttcggattttagggatttaaacgtaatactcgttaattcctcgtaagttgaCGTCGAATGTACGACGTAATCctcgtttattccacgtaggacagaatcgtcgtaaagaacTCGTTAGCTTACgtggaaataacgacgaaactaaaaaaaataaagaaagcgaaacccgttaattccacgtaggacggaatcgtcgtaaagacctcgtaaggtaaatagacgtaaataccacgtaaagtaaatgacgaaggaggcactctttaattccacgtaggatgatttcgtcgtaaacacctcgtaacaaaaatcgtcgtaaaaaccttGTAgactaaaaactagaaaaaaaaagaaaaagaagagagacacCAGAtttacatgtggcaagacttccagcaattataatacttaagtctcgcccacataaattctaatatcttcttctctttctttttttccaaatatttctaatttggtGAAAAGCGGGACTAGCTACTTCCTCATAGTATAAAAactagtaaaaaagaaaaaaagaaagatactggaattatatgtggcgagacttaagtctcacccacataaattctaatatcttcttttcttcttttttttttcaaatatttctaatttgaaaagtattttggtgaggagtgtgatttgagatagggtgtgttttgtgagtttgtgtgtggtttgagaaggaaagttgtgggtatttatagaaaatataggctcgctaattcctcgtaactggttaactcgttaattccacgtaacctAACTCGTCGTAAAAACGTCGTTaacgaaaacgcgggcctttgtatttcgtcgctatttcctcgtaaatgaaaacgcgggcctctgtaattcctcgtaagtttacgaggaaattacgaggacaagtaatcttatatatatcccgagcgagctcgctccgtctttcctctccacttcctctccacttcctccctaattcgtagcaatggtaagtctctctaattcctctctagtttgattagtttaggatagattaggtggttagtatagggaatttagataggtttacggatcttatgttatttagtgttgattaggtggataatgttgggaagtaTATTGTtcacgaaaatttaaaaaattaaatttttttctcaggttcgaaaaggtagacttactgcccattacagagagatgttcggtgagccgggtagtcgtttagacccgtcgtcttcttcagctcccggttcttcgggtcaggagactgtccccgagactcagtacactcagagagtcattggatctccttcttctagtgcaccatcggttcctcaCGTGCCTCCCCAGATGgctcctcctcctgtgcctcctccgatgccggcacctccgatgcccgccgagattcatcccgatttgatggtgcctccgagtgctccttactcgcagtacaccgtagaggacattctccgtctgccaggcagagaaggtttaccagtcatcgaccccgaccgaccggacggaactttatggtatgtttcattatttttttattctttttaaattcttttataactttaaaaaataatttatattttaaatttgtatttttcaggtgggggattgacggatgtcttgcatcggacgtaaccgacacgataaaaggttacttctccatgccacatccgaactggaaaacGACGccccactacgtcagaaagacgtggttcaaaatttacgctgtaagttctattaattaaatatatatctttaaattttttcattatttatatatatatttttttctgaaaaactaattataaattattttttccaacagcaaaaatataattgggccttggggatcactgagagggtgaggaagaagtttgtcgcgaaggcgaaagttcgcttgttggacacggtctccaactggaagggtgactggatcgtgaaggggtatgagcgtggcaaacccgctgagctcaccacggatgtctgggatggcctcatccgatattggcgtcttcctgattccattagaatcgcccagtcttgctctaactcccgtaacacagtcgatgagcacgggaacgggccgatgcttcacactacgggccaaaaaccccacgccggtgtccgtttggaaatggtaattaaaaatttaattatattaaatttttagtatatttttatatatattctaacaactttcttaaatgtttttttaggccaaagagacgggagaattcccgtctcttatgcaactttacgagaggacccacaagaacaaggcgggccgatttatagatggcaagtccgagcaaatctacaacgatttggctgctcgggttgaagaacgccagacccagctgacccaacagtccaccgatggattacccgtcaccttatccacacctgaagtggataagctttacgaggaggtaaattttctaaaattttaattttcttaaatattcatttaatttaactttaaatttttactaacaaaatttattttttgtttttaaggttgtccctaaaaaaaagggacggacgttggggattggttccgtcaacgatgttccgagagcgacatcgtcttatgttcagcgacgggatgatgaagtctctcagctgcgtagggagtccgaagagctgcgtagagagtctactcagctgcgatctcgtatgggtggactcgagggcttcttggacgttgtagcggccacaaatccggaatgggagacTTTGTTGAGGACCATGCGACAACAAAATCCTATCCCAGGCAAGTCACCGACCGACGActcacatgccgaggcggatgttcaggcgaggagtgatgaattctaccaggcgattAACGAccacccttagttctttttaatttcggttcttgtattatgaattcaaaacttatttatatataaa
The nucleotide sequence above comes from Brassica napus cultivar Da-Ae chromosome A9, Da-Ae, whole genome shotgun sequence. Encoded proteins:
- the LOC106363205 gene encoding replication protein A 70 kDa DNA-binding subunit-like, coding for MSTNKSVSLLKAIKPYKQGWHIQVKLVHSWRQKTIYGGDSLELIFADETGDKIHYTCKRTYIQRTQRDLGLGEWHMIDVFSLSNATGQYRTTNHTYKMSIIEDTKISKSSLVCDDKFFSFAGFEEIGNGTLKTHFLIDVIGQVTSLRDIQTVQVSGKDKKKVEFRLLDSSGQSIACCLWGKYAEQLDDHLQQTKDPNMVCLIWFAKIEFYKGEVQVTNAFDALLILFNPELPEALALTNVYDSKQLDIPSFFCPFFVKAT